Proteins found in one Lepeophtheirus salmonis chromosome 9, UVic_Lsal_1.4, whole genome shotgun sequence genomic segment:
- the Pmvk gene encoding LOW QUALITY PROTEIN: phosphomevalonate kinase (The sequence of the model RefSeq protein was modified relative to this genomic sequence to represent the inferred CDS: deleted 1 base in 1 codon), translating into MPKIIYLFMGKRKSGKDYIADLLESALKEKGENVRVVRLSSPIKKIYAERHDLDYEKLLSASDYKEKYRADMIEWSEELRNLDYGFFCRHAIPNEEEDNDKLIWIVSDCRRQTDIDFFEYNFPDIVRVRIKASEKTRQSRGFVFQKGIDDAESECGLDDFDGVDVEINNDNTPDISQLVNRVK; encoded by the exons ATGCCgaagattatttatttgttcatggGGAAGCGGAAATCTGGCAAAGATTATATAGCGGATCTATTGGAGTCAGCATTAAAGGAGAAAGGAGAAAATGTCCGTGTAGTCCGATTAAGTAGTcctatc aaaaaaatctacGCTGAAAGGCATGATTTGG actATGAGAAGCTTCTATCCGCTTCAGACTATAAGGAGAAATATAGAGCTGATATGATAGAATGGTCGGAAGAGCTTCGTAATTTAGACTATGGGTTTTTTTGCCGGCACGCTATTCCAAATGAGGAAGAGGATAACGATAAACTCATATGGATTGTCTCTGATTGCCGTCGGCAGACGGATATtgacttttttgaatataacttcCCTGATATTGTTCGAGTGAGGATAAAAGCGAGTGAGAAAACTCGTCAAAGTAGAggttttgttttccaaaaaggaATTGATGATGCTGAAAGTGAATGTGGACTTGATGATTTTGATGGAGTAGATGTTGAAATCAACAATGATAATACTCCGGACATTTCACAATTGGTCAATCGTGTCAAATAA